One Streptomyces sp. B21-105 genomic region harbors:
- a CDS encoding lytic polysaccharide monooxygenase auxiliary activity family 9 protein has product MPRTTAHRSAALATAVAGPFLLGLWAAGPAQAHGAPTDPVSRAYACSPEGGADAGSAACRAAVRAGGSSFAAWDNLRVADVNGRDRQTVPDGQLCSGGLAAYRGLDLARADWPSTRLKPGATLRMTYASTIAHEGTFKLYLTKPGYDPSKPLTWSDLPERPFAQVKNPALTNGAYRFTAKLPSDRTGRQVLYTIWQNSSTPDTYYSCSDVVFPQTVTEEKAESRPTTKAPAAPATRTASSSPTPKTTPVSAGPSAPAASGATPVQRAATPQSTPVASETGSSGPSAPMLAGGAATVLLLTGGAALAVRLRRR; this is encoded by the coding sequence ATGCCCCGCACGACCGCACACCGCTCCGCAGCGCTGGCCACCGCCGTCGCAGGGCCCTTCCTGCTGGGCCTGTGGGCCGCCGGACCCGCCCAGGCGCACGGCGCGCCGACCGACCCGGTCAGCCGGGCGTACGCCTGCTCACCCGAGGGCGGCGCCGACGCCGGTTCGGCTGCCTGCCGGGCGGCCGTCCGGGCAGGCGGCTCCTCCTTCGCCGCCTGGGACAACCTGCGCGTGGCCGACGTGAACGGCCGTGACCGGCAGACCGTCCCCGACGGGCAGTTGTGCAGCGGCGGTCTGGCCGCCTACCGGGGGCTCGACCTGGCCCGCGCCGACTGGCCGTCCACGCGGCTGAAGCCGGGAGCCACGCTGCGGATGACGTACGCCTCGACGATCGCGCACGAGGGCACGTTCAAGCTGTATCTGACGAAGCCGGGGTACGACCCGTCGAAACCGCTCACCTGGTCCGATCTGCCGGAGCGTCCGTTCGCCCAGGTGAAGAACCCGGCGCTGACGAACGGCGCATACCGTTTCACGGCGAAGCTGCCCTCCGACCGGACAGGTCGTCAGGTGCTGTACACGATCTGGCAGAACAGCAGCACGCCCGACACGTACTACTCGTGCTCGGACGTCGTGTTCCCGCAAACGGTTACGGAAGAGAAGGCGGAGAGCAGGCCCACGACGAAGGCGCCCGCCGCTCCGGCGACGCGCACGGCGTCCTCGAGCCCGACGCCGAAGACGACCCCGGTCTCCGCCGGCCCGTCGGCGCCGGCCGCCTCCGGCGCCACGCCCGTGCAGAGGGCCGCGACGCCACAGAGCACCCCGGTGGCCTCGGAGACCGGGAGCTCCGGGCCGTCCGCACCCATGCTGGCAGGCGGCGCCGCGACGGTGCTGTTGCTCACCGGCGGCGCCGCCCTGGCCGTGCGCCTGCGTCGGCGCTGA
- the cyc2 gene encoding germacradienol/geosmin synthase Cyc2 — translation MTRPFELPHFYLPHPARLNPHLEEARAHSTRWARDMGMLEGSGIWEQADLEAHDYGLLCAYTHPDCDGPALSLITDWYVWVFFFDDHFLDMFKRTPDRAAGKAHLDRLPLFMPPDPATPVPEPRNPVEAGLKDLWARTVPAMSQDWRRRFAVATEHLLNESMWELSNIDEGRIANPVEYIEMRRKVGGAPWSAGLVEYATAEVPAAVAGTRPLRVLMETFSDAVHLRNDLFSYQREVEDEGENSNGVLVLETFFGCTTQEAADTVNDILTSRLHQFEHTAFTEVPLLALDKGLGPGEVAAVAAYTKGLQDWQSGGHEWHLRSSRYMNEGASSPAPWLKPTGPGTSAADVGALLASAAAERLRAYTQRPYQKVGPSQLPDFHMPFAVGLGPHLDACRPRLLAWTHRMGMLEEGVWDEDKLASCDLALCAAGLDPDATAEELDLSSQWLAWGTYADDYYPLVFGNRRDLAAARLTTARLSACMPVDGEPTPVVPVDAMERGLIDLWARTAHDMTPGQRSDLRAAVDAMTESWLWELSNQLHNRVPDPVDYLEMRRATFGSDLTLSLCRTGRGPAVPPEVYRSGVVRALENAAMDYACLTNDVFSYQKEIEYEGEVHNAILVVQNFFGCDYPAALGVVHDLMTRRMQQFEHIVAHELPVLCDDFGLSFEARTAVGEYVGDLQNWLAGILNWHREVDRYKAGYLARRTHGFLPDLAPPSPLPSPPLPPSSSFLQFSLS, via the coding sequence ATGACGCGACCGTTCGAACTCCCGCACTTCTACCTGCCGCACCCCGCACGGCTGAACCCGCACCTCGAAGAGGCGCGGGCGCACTCCACGCGGTGGGCGCGGGACATGGGCATGCTGGAGGGCTCCGGGATCTGGGAGCAGGCCGACCTGGAGGCGCACGACTACGGCCTGCTCTGCGCCTACACCCACCCCGACTGCGACGGGCCCGCGCTGTCGCTGATCACCGACTGGTACGTGTGGGTGTTCTTCTTCGACGACCATTTCCTCGACATGTTCAAGCGCACCCCGGACCGCGCCGCCGGCAAGGCGCATCTGGACCGGCTCCCGCTGTTCATGCCGCCGGACCCGGCGACCCCGGTTCCCGAGCCGCGCAACCCCGTGGAGGCCGGGCTGAAGGACCTGTGGGCGCGCACGGTGCCGGCCATGTCGCAGGACTGGCGCCGCCGTTTCGCCGTGGCCACGGAGCACCTGCTCAACGAGTCGATGTGGGAGCTGTCCAACATCGACGAGGGGCGGATCGCCAACCCCGTCGAGTACATCGAGATGCGCCGCAAGGTGGGCGGCGCGCCCTGGTCGGCGGGGCTGGTGGAGTACGCCACCGCCGAGGTCCCCGCCGCCGTCGCGGGAACCAGGCCGCTCAGGGTGCTGATGGAGACGTTCTCGGACGCCGTGCACCTGCGCAACGACCTGTTCTCGTACCAGCGCGAGGTCGAGGACGAGGGCGAGAACAGCAACGGCGTGCTCGTCCTGGAGACGTTCTTCGGCTGCACCACCCAGGAGGCCGCCGACACCGTCAACGACATCCTCACCTCCCGGCTCCACCAGTTCGAGCACACCGCGTTCACCGAAGTCCCCCTGCTCGCCCTGGACAAGGGGCTCGGACCCGGCGAGGTGGCCGCCGTCGCCGCTTACACCAAGGGCCTCCAGGACTGGCAGTCCGGCGGCCACGAATGGCACCTGCGCTCCAGCCGCTACATGAACGAGGGAGCCTCGTCCCCCGCCCCCTGGCTGAAGCCGACCGGACCCGGCACCTCGGCCGCCGACGTCGGCGCGCTGCTGGCCTCCGCCGCCGCCGAACGCCTGCGCGCGTACACGCAACGGCCCTACCAGAAGGTCGGCCCCTCGCAACTGCCCGACTTCCACATGCCGTTCGCGGTCGGCCTCGGCCCGCACCTGGACGCCTGCCGCCCGCGCCTGCTGGCGTGGACGCACCGGATGGGCATGCTGGAGGAGGGGGTCTGGGACGAGGACAAGCTCGCCTCCTGCGACCTCGCCCTGTGCGCGGCCGGCCTCGACCCGGACGCCACCGCAGAGGAGCTCGACCTCAGCTCCCAGTGGCTCGCCTGGGGCACCTACGCTGACGACTACTACCCGCTCGTCTTCGGCAACCGCCGTGATCTCGCGGCCGCCCGCCTCACCACGGCCCGTCTGTCGGCCTGCATGCCCGTCGACGGCGAGCCGACCCCGGTCGTCCCCGTCGACGCGATGGAACGCGGCCTGATCGACCTCTGGGCGCGCACTGCCCACGACATGACCCCCGGTCAGCGGAGCGACCTGCGCGCCGCGGTCGACGCCATGACCGAGAGCTGGTTGTGGGAGCTGTCCAACCAACTCCACAACCGCGTTCCCGACCCGGTCGACTACCTGGAGATGCGCCGCGCCACCTTCGGCTCCGACCTCACCCTGAGCCTGTGCCGCACGGGCCGGGGCCCCGCAGTCCCGCCGGAGGTCTACCGCAGCGGGGTCGTGCGCGCGCTGGAGAACGCGGCGATGGACTACGCCTGCCTCACCAACGACGTCTTCTCGTACCAGAAGGAGATCGAGTACGAGGGAGAGGTGCACAACGCGATCCTCGTCGTGCAGAACTTCTTCGGCTGCGACTACCCGGCCGCACTCGGCGTCGTCCACGACCTCATGACCCGGCGCATGCAGCAGTTCGAGCACATCGTCGCGCACGAACTGCCCGTCCTGTGCGACGACTTCGGCCTCTCCTTCGAAGCCCGGACCGCGGTGGGGGAGTACGTGGGCGACCTGCAGAACTGGCTGGCGGGCATCCTGAACTGGCACCGCGAGGTCGACCGGTACAAGGCCGGATACCTGGCCCGACGCACCCACGGCTTCCTGCCCGACCTCGCGCCGCCGTCGCCGTTGCCGTCGCCACCGTTGCCGCCGTCCTCGTCGTTCCTGCAGTTCTCACTCTCCTGA
- a CDS encoding Tat pathway signal sequence domain protein yields MRTRSRSLLALAGTVAALSLTAVTPASAAGAVLTTPAGDVAVGDVLNASLASGTNATLYSTATGTSGLSCAASGFTATVTDNPAAPGTATESLSAHTFGSCTTNVFGVLGVTSITVNALPYTSSVSSDGTVTVTPSTGSVIQTTVVLRTLLGSINCVYQAPSLSGTASNADNSISFVNQQFTKSSGSSLCFANGFFTAKYAPVTDGSDAVTVN; encoded by the coding sequence ATGCGCACCCGCTCCCGCTCCCTCCTCGCCCTCGCCGGAACCGTCGCCGCGCTCTCCCTCACGGCCGTCACCCCGGCCTCCGCGGCGGGCGCCGTGCTGACGACGCCGGCCGGCGACGTCGCCGTCGGCGACGTCCTCAACGCCTCCCTGGCCAGCGGCACGAACGCCACCCTCTACTCCACCGCCACCGGCACCAGCGGTCTGTCCTGCGCCGCCTCCGGGTTCACCGCCACCGTCACCGACAACCCCGCCGCGCCCGGCACCGCCACCGAGTCGCTCAGCGCACACACCTTCGGCAGCTGCACCACCAACGTGTTCGGCGTGCTCGGCGTCACCAGCATCACGGTCAACGCGCTGCCCTACACCAGCAGCGTGTCCTCCGACGGCACCGTCACCGTGACCCCGTCCACCGGCTCCGTCATCCAGACCACCGTCGTGCTGCGCACCCTGCTCGGCAGCATCAACTGCGTCTACCAGGCGCCCAGCCTGTCCGGCACCGCGAGCAACGCCGACAACAGCATCTCCTTCGTCAACCAGCAGTTCACCAAGTCGTCCGGCTCGTCGCTCTGTTTCGCGAACGGTTTCTTCACCGCCAAGTACGCCCCGGTGACCGACGGGAGCGACGCGGTCACCGTCAACTGA
- a CDS encoding S8 family peptidase, translated as MRTSPALRRKLISVAAVSAALLTAASTASAVAVQETASAASGVPAAQTEAAPGAPAERLIVGYKSGVAEATSNPAAEADAAAKGKAAGEDVDFQRRLGTGAALVDLGEDLTKADVADVVARYQADPQVAYVVPDRLNKPQAVDPDDTEYAKQWDLFESTAGMNVPGAWGTSTGAGVTVAVIDTGYVAHSDLAANIVGGYDFISDTAVSVDGNGRDSNPADPGDWYNANECGAGIPASTSSWHGTHVAGTIAAATNNGKGVAGIAYGAKISPLRVLGKCGGYDSDIIDAITWASGGTVSGVPANSNVAKVINMSLGGDGACSSATQSAITAAVNRGTTVVVAAGNESDNVANHNPGNCNNVISVAATNRSGAKASYSNYGSLVDISAPGGQTSTGTANGILSTLNSGTKTPSSESYAYYQGTSMATPHIAGLVALMKSANPALTPAQIETAIKNNARALPGACSGGCGAGLADAAKTVQAVSGSGGGSTGGTVFSNTTALSIPDNGSAVESSIAVTGRTGNAPSALQVGVDITHTYRGDLVIDLVAPDGTAYRLKAASSSDSADDVVTTYTVNASGETANGTWKLRVQDTAAQDTGKLNNWKLTF; from the coding sequence TTGCGCACCTCACCTGCCTTGAGAAGGAAGCTCATATCCGTCGCCGCGGTCTCCGCGGCACTGCTCACCGCCGCTTCGACCGCCTCGGCCGTCGCCGTTCAGGAAACCGCTTCCGCGGCCTCCGGCGTCCCCGCGGCGCAGACCGAGGCCGCACCCGGCGCCCCCGCCGAGCGCCTCATCGTCGGTTACAAGTCCGGAGTCGCCGAGGCCACGTCGAACCCGGCCGCCGAGGCCGACGCCGCCGCCAAGGGCAAGGCGGCCGGCGAGGACGTCGACTTCCAGCGCCGCCTCGGCACCGGCGCCGCCCTGGTCGACCTGGGCGAGGACCTCACGAAGGCGGACGTCGCCGACGTCGTGGCCCGGTACCAGGCCGACCCGCAGGTCGCCTACGTGGTCCCGGACCGCCTGAACAAGCCCCAGGCCGTCGACCCGGACGACACCGAGTACGCCAAGCAGTGGGACCTCTTCGAGTCCACCGCCGGCATGAACGTGCCGGGAGCCTGGGGCACTTCGACGGGCGCCGGCGTGACCGTCGCCGTCATCGACACCGGTTACGTCGCGCACTCCGACCTCGCCGCGAACATCGTCGGCGGCTACGACTTCATCTCCGACACCGCCGTCTCCGTCGACGGCAACGGCCGCGACTCCAACCCGGCCGACCCGGGCGACTGGTACAACGCCAACGAGTGCGGCGCGGGCATCCCCGCCAGCACCTCCTCCTGGCACGGCACGCACGTGGCCGGCACCATCGCCGCCGCCACGAACAACGGCAAGGGCGTCGCGGGCATCGCGTACGGCGCCAAGATCTCCCCGCTCCGTGTGCTCGGCAAGTGCGGCGGTTACGACTCCGACATCATCGACGCCATCACCTGGGCGTCCGGTGGAACCGTTTCCGGTGTTCCCGCCAACTCCAACGTCGCGAAGGTCATCAACATGAGCCTCGGCGGCGACGGAGCGTGCTCCTCGGCCACCCAGAGCGCCATCACCGCCGCTGTGAACCGGGGCACCACCGTCGTCGTGGCCGCGGGCAACGAGAGCGACAACGTCGCGAACCACAACCCGGGCAACTGCAACAACGTCATCTCGGTCGCCGCGACCAACCGCAGCGGCGCCAAGGCGTCCTACTCCAACTACGGCTCCCTCGTGGACATCTCGGCGCCCGGCGGTCAGACCAGCACCGGCACCGCGAACGGCATCCTCTCCACGCTGAACTCCGGCACGAAGACCCCGTCGAGCGAGTCGTACGCCTACTACCAGGGCACCAGCATGGCCACCCCGCACATCGCGGGCCTGGTCGCGCTCATGAAGTCGGCGAACCCCGCGCTGACCCCGGCGCAGATCGAGACGGCCATCAAGAACAACGCCCGTGCCCTGCCCGGCGCCTGCTCCGGCGGCTGCGGCGCGGGTCTGGCCGACGCGGCCAAGACGGTGCAGGCGGTGAGCGGCTCCGGCGGCGGCTCCACGGGTGGCACCGTCTTCTCCAACACGACCGCGCTCTCGATCCCGGACAACGGCTCCGCCGTCGAGTCCTCGATCGCCGTCACCGGCCGAACGGGCAACGCCCCGTCCGCCCTTCAGGTCGGCGTGGACATCACCCACACCTACCGCGGTGACCTGGTCATCGACCTGGTCGCGCCCGACGGCACGGCCTACCGGCTGAAGGCGGCCAGCTCCTCCGACTCGGCCGACGACGTCGTGACCACCTACACGGTCAACGCGTCCGGCGAGACCGCCAACGGCACGTGGAAGCTGCGCGTGCAGGACACGGCCGCGCAGGACACGGGCAAGCTCAACAACTGGAAGCTGACCTTCTAG
- a CDS encoding damage-control phosphatase ARMT1 family protein yields the protein MPRAAAPPLILGNEPGSFPHSVLAERHPAIIRQVREAFPYGPDLHRGLDALLAACADGVIAPLPDDAHDRDRWRVWDLDAHVGRSWFDVPWLWSESYFYRRLLDAVGYFGPGPWQGIDPFRPFKLAELEAPETDAELAALDALEDLPVEEQDRALLHGSLWGNRADLGFRLSDAEAEQRAAVPGLVADDSERLWALVPQAGVNTTVGTGSRAGTGRGTGTGPGTGTLCLVADNAGRELVPDLLLAAHLLAHRRCGRVVLHVKPYPYYVSDATTADVVDAVRKLAAARGVAAAHGRRLWQAMADGSLTVRAHPFSAAPLPYARMPDDLWAEFAAATLTIVKGDLNYRRLVGDSRWAPTTPFTEVTAYFPGPVAALRTLKSDVVTGLDADTEAALVAAEGQNWRTGGTHALIQVRE from the coding sequence ATGCCCCGCGCCGCCGCTCCGCCCCTGATCCTCGGCAATGAGCCGGGCTCGTTCCCCCACAGCGTCCTGGCCGAACGGCATCCGGCGATCATCCGGCAGGTGCGGGAGGCCTTCCCCTACGGCCCCGACCTCCACCGAGGCCTGGACGCGCTGCTGGCCGCCTGCGCCGACGGCGTGATCGCCCCGCTGCCCGACGACGCGCACGATCGCGACAGGTGGCGCGTCTGGGACCTCGACGCGCACGTGGGCCGTTCCTGGTTCGACGTGCCGTGGCTGTGGTCGGAGAGCTACTTCTACCGTCGACTCCTCGACGCCGTCGGGTACTTCGGACCCGGACCGTGGCAGGGCATCGACCCGTTCCGCCCCTTCAAGCTGGCCGAGCTCGAGGCGCCCGAGACCGACGCGGAACTGGCCGCGCTCGACGCCCTCGAAGACCTACCCGTCGAGGAACAGGACCGCGCCCTGCTGCACGGATCCCTCTGGGGCAACCGTGCCGACCTCGGCTTCCGGCTCTCCGATGCCGAGGCCGAACAGCGGGCCGCCGTTCCCGGCCTCGTCGCCGACGACAGCGAGCGGCTCTGGGCACTCGTGCCGCAGGCAGGAGTGAACACCACTGTCGGCACCGGTTCCCGGGCCGGGACCGGTCGTGGCACCGGGACCGGTCCGGGTACCGGCACCCTGTGCCTCGTCGCCGACAACGCCGGACGTGAGCTGGTGCCCGACCTGCTCCTGGCCGCCCATCTGCTCGCACACCGGCGGTGCGGGCGGGTCGTCCTGCACGTCAAGCCGTACCCGTACTACGTCTCGGACGCCACGACAGCCGACGTCGTCGACGCGGTGCGGAAGCTGGCGGCGGCGCGGGGAGTGGCCGCCGCACACGGCCGCCGGTTGTGGCAGGCCATGGCGGACGGCTCTCTCACGGTCCGGGCACACCCGTTCTCCGCCGCCCCGCTGCCCTACGCGCGGATGCCGGACGACCTGTGGGCCGAGTTCGCGGCGGCCACCCTGACGATCGTGAAGGGCGACCTCAACTACCGTCGGCTGGTGGGCGACAGCCGTTGGGCTCCCACCACCCCCTTCACCGAGGTCACCGCGTACTTCCCCGGCCCGGTCGCGGCGCTGCGCACGCTGAAGTCCGACGTCGTCACCGGTCTCGACGCCGACACGGAGGCCGCCCTGGTCGCGGCCGAAGGACAGAACTGGCGCACCGGCGGCACACACGCGCTGATCCAGGTGCGGGAGTGA
- a CDS encoding DUF6230 family protein has protein sequence MASSPDVSSSADNTPENPESGSAERRGRIRLRRAAVMAVPATFVAAGLAVLTAQGALGVQFAISGMPFVVTADRLDGEGFAQFGALDNMIENSPNQGDTGGQVLVITSVVKSGKITNMCQSVDLGGIQLVLRAGGGSTPVSVKNLAIDSDEVSGDAEMTNIEIGRDSSTFDKVPIQGPAGVYGQQADTVVIKNLYQHNYAATAAVFKLPGLKMSFSSEGCK, from the coding sequence ATGGCCTCGTCCCCGGACGTCAGTTCGTCCGCCGACAACACCCCCGAGAACCCCGAAAGCGGTTCCGCAGAAAGACGCGGCCGGATCCGGCTGCGCCGGGCCGCCGTCATGGCGGTGCCCGCCACCTTCGTCGCCGCGGGGCTCGCGGTCCTCACCGCTCAGGGAGCCCTGGGTGTGCAGTTCGCGATCTCCGGGATGCCGTTCGTGGTGACCGCCGACCGACTCGACGGTGAGGGTTTCGCGCAGTTCGGCGCACTCGACAACATGATCGAGAACAGCCCCAACCAGGGTGACACCGGTGGCCAGGTCCTGGTCATCACCTCGGTCGTGAAGAGCGGCAAGATCACCAACATGTGCCAGAGCGTCGACCTCGGCGGCATCCAGCTCGTCCTCAGGGCCGGCGGAGGCTCCACGCCGGTGAGTGTGAAGAACCTGGCCATCGACTCCGACGAGGTCTCGGGTGACGCCGAGATGACCAACATCGAGATCGGCCGTGACTCGAGCACCTTCGACAAGGTCCCGATCCAGGGTCCCGCGGGCGTCTACGGCCAGCAGGCCGACACGGTCGTCATCAAGAACCTGTACCAGCACAACTACGCGGCCACCGCCGCCGTCTTCAAGCTCCCCGGACTGAAGATGAGCTTCTCCAGCGAGGGCTGCAAGTAA
- a CDS encoding ScbR family autoregulator-binding transcription factor, producing the protein MARQLRAEQTRTTIITAAADLFDRHGYESTSLSDIVAHAHVTKGALYFHFAAKEDLAHAIMELQSKAARRIAGEIDDRGGTALEALMRLTFGLTRLSVEGPITRAGLRLATGGVAVRPPLPHPFTELLDLISRRLAGAVKESDIHADVDLDAVAHSLVCFFVGTRVVGRSREPAGRLPRRMAEMWHVLIRGLVPVPRRPRYVSLAARLERETMAAV; encoded by the coding sequence ATGGCGAGGCAGTTACGCGCCGAACAGACCCGCACGACGATCATCACGGCTGCCGCCGACCTGTTCGACCGGCACGGCTACGAGTCGACCAGCCTCAGTGACATCGTCGCGCACGCCCATGTCACCAAAGGAGCCTTGTACTTCCACTTCGCGGCGAAGGAGGACCTGGCACACGCCATCATGGAGTTGCAGTCCAAGGCCGCGCGCCGGATCGCCGGCGAGATCGACGACCGCGGCGGCACCGCCCTGGAAGCCCTGATGCGTCTGACGTTCGGTCTGACGAGGCTCTCCGTCGAGGGGCCGATCACCCGGGCCGGCCTGCGTCTGGCCACGGGCGGAGTCGCGGTCCGGCCCCCGCTGCCGCACCCCTTCACGGAGTTGCTCGACCTGATCTCCCGACGCCTGGCCGGCGCGGTGAAGGAGTCCGACATCCACGCCGACGTCGATCTCGACGCGGTCGCCCACTCGCTGGTCTGCTTCTTCGTCGGCACCCGCGTCGTCGGCCGCTCCCGCGAACCCGCCGGCCGGCTGCCCCGCCGGATGGCCGAGATGTGGCACGTCCTCATCCGAGGCCTGGTACCGGTACCGCGCCGCCCGCGCTATGTGAGCCTCGCCGCCCGACTCGAGCGGGAGACCATGGCGGCCGTGTGA